One region of Terricaulis silvestris genomic DNA includes:
- a CDS encoding SUMF1/EgtB/PvdO family nonheme iron enzyme — protein MRYSNVVHHWIVISAVFLTALALAACARTEQARQCSAAALGAAVDIPAGHVARGANVFEPEEHNGGQGDVAAFSIDAHEVTNAQYAAFVDATAYATLAERLGADGAPMGAAVFDRATGAWRIDPAANWRHPEGRGSSIRGRERHPVVAVAYEDAVAYARWAHRRLPTENEWEFSARGAGPASADVRAEAYAAGSTPIANTWQGVFPFQDSGADGFTGTAPVACFPPNARGLYDTIGNVWEWTSDPFVGAAPRDVARDGEAPMRVLKGGSNLCASNFCSRFRSGSRQPGDEGLGMSHLGFRTAGDAPPS, from the coding sequence ATGCGGTACTCAAACGTCGTGCATCATTGGATTGTCATATCCGCGGTTTTTCTCACCGCTCTCGCGCTCGCGGCATGCGCGCGGACGGAGCAAGCGCGCCAATGTTCGGCCGCCGCGCTCGGCGCAGCTGTCGATATCCCGGCTGGCCACGTCGCGCGCGGCGCGAACGTGTTCGAGCCGGAAGAACACAACGGCGGTCAGGGCGACGTCGCCGCGTTTTCGATCGACGCGCACGAAGTGACAAACGCGCAGTATGCGGCGTTCGTGGACGCGACGGCGTACGCAACACTCGCCGAGCGCCTGGGCGCTGATGGCGCGCCAATGGGCGCGGCGGTGTTCGATCGGGCGACGGGCGCGTGGCGCATCGATCCGGCCGCGAATTGGCGCCATCCCGAAGGACGTGGCTCGTCGATCCGCGGACGCGAGCGCCATCCCGTCGTTGCGGTCGCGTACGAAGACGCTGTTGCCTACGCACGTTGGGCGCATCGGCGGCTGCCGACAGAAAACGAATGGGAATTTTCCGCGCGCGGCGCCGGGCCGGCTTCGGCGGATGTACGCGCTGAAGCGTATGCGGCAGGCAGCACGCCGATCGCAAACACCTGGCAGGGCGTTTTTCCATTCCAGGACTCGGGCGCGGACGGCTTCACGGGAACTGCGCCCGTGGCGTGCTTCCCGCCCAACGCGCGCGGGCTTTACGACACGATCGGCAATGTCTGGGAGTGGACGAGTGATCCGTTCGTTGGCGCAGCGCCGCGCGATGTCGCGCGCGACGGCGAGGCGCCGATGCGCGTGCTCAAGGGCGGCTCAAACCTCTGCGCCTCGAACTTCTGCTCGCGCTTCCGCAGTGGGTCACGCCAGCCCGGCGATGAAGGGCTGGGCATGTCGCATCTTGGATTCCGAACCGCTGGCGACGCGCCGCCTAGCTGA
- a CDS encoding glycerophosphoryl diester phosphodiesterase membrane domain-containing protein, whose protein sequence is MADITAGGPQERFDFGRVVGQTFSLIGRNFVLFFVLALLFVGVPQFGLLYAQSYMTQTQGLGGLWQVALMGVVVMMVSAFVLQGSLTRAAVDDLSGSGVKFGAALGDGFRYFFPLLIVGILVTLGIYIGLVLLIIPGIILALRWSITAPVVVIERDGPTRSMGRSAELTEGHRWAIFGLFLLYLIAAWIMQIVVGAVFGALGVARGSPVIGLSTFGLVFMGVSAAVQALITLISTVGTAALYFELRRVKEGVGVEQIASVFD, encoded by the coding sequence ATGGCGGATATCACAGCGGGCGGACCGCAAGAGCGGTTCGATTTCGGCCGGGTCGTCGGGCAAACATTCAGCCTGATCGGTCGCAACTTCGTGCTCTTTTTCGTGTTGGCGTTGCTGTTCGTCGGCGTACCGCAATTCGGTCTGCTCTATGCTCAGAGCTACATGACGCAAACGCAGGGTCTCGGCGGCTTGTGGCAGGTGGCGCTGATGGGCGTCGTCGTCATGATGGTGAGCGCCTTCGTTCTGCAGGGATCGCTGACACGCGCCGCGGTGGACGATCTCTCGGGTTCAGGTGTGAAGTTCGGCGCAGCACTTGGCGATGGCTTTCGCTATTTCTTTCCGTTGTTGATCGTCGGCATCCTCGTGACGCTCGGGATCTATATTGGCCTCGTACTGCTGATCATCCCCGGCATCATTCTCGCGCTACGCTGGTCGATCACGGCGCCCGTAGTTGTTATCGAACGAGATGGGCCGACGCGATCGATGGGCCGCAGCGCCGAACTGACTGAAGGTCATCGCTGGGCGATCTTCGGCCTGTTCCTGCTCTATCTCATCGCTGCGTGGATCATGCAGATCGTAGTCGGCGCCGTGTTTGGCGCGCTCGGCGTCGCGCGCGGATCGCCGGTGATTGGCCTCAGTACATTCGGGCTCGTGTTCATGGGCGTCAGCGCCGCCGTGCAGGCTTTGATCACCTTGATCAGCACCGTGGGCACAGCGGCGCTTTATTTCGAACTCCGGCGCGTGAAAGAGGGCGTTGGCGTCGAACAGATCGCGTCGGTGTTCGACTAA
- a CDS encoding RDD family protein, with translation MTVTADPEVRPLVTPEGVDLRVRIAPVSERGAALLIDLAIIVAALIAATLVVAGFGMATGMQGASGQLAAIIWLLGFFLLRNFYFTAFECGARGATPGKRILGLRVAARSGGALRVDQVVARNAMRELELYLPIGFLFANGSDVEALIILCGIVWCAIFVFLPLFNRDRLRLGDIIAGTWVIKAPKQVLLPDMASARAGDPAFVFTDAQLDQYGVKELQVLESVLRNADPTAMTAVAERIRTKISWRKTGRELDSEFLSAYYAALRRRLEQRLLFGKRKRDKHDLS, from the coding sequence ATGACCGTCACCGCCGATCCTGAAGTGCGGCCGCTGGTGACGCCAGAGGGCGTCGACCTTCGCGTGCGCATCGCGCCTGTCAGCGAACGCGGCGCGGCCTTGCTGATCGACTTGGCGATTATCGTGGCCGCGCTGATCGCGGCAACGCTGGTGGTCGCTGGCTTTGGCATGGCCACGGGCATGCAGGGCGCCAGCGGCCAGCTGGCGGCGATCATCTGGCTGCTAGGATTTTTCCTGCTGCGCAATTTCTACTTCACAGCGTTCGAATGCGGAGCGCGTGGGGCGACGCCAGGCAAGCGTATCCTGGGCCTCCGCGTCGCCGCCCGCAGTGGTGGGGCGCTTCGGGTCGATCAGGTGGTCGCGCGCAACGCGATGCGTGAGCTTGAGCTCTATTTGCCGATTGGCTTTCTCTTCGCCAACGGGAGCGACGTCGAAGCTTTGATCATCCTTTGCGGCATCGTCTGGTGCGCGATCTTCGTTTTCCTTCCCCTCTTCAACCGCGACCGGTTGCGGCTGGGCGACATCATCGCCGGGACATGGGTGATCAAGGCGCCGAAGCAAGTGTTGCTTCCCGACATGGCGAGCGCGCGGGCGGGTGACCCTGCCTTTGTGTTCACGGACGCCCAGCTCGATCAGTACGGCGTCAAGGAATTGCAGGTGCTGGAGAGCGTGCTGCGCAATGCGGACCCAACGGCAATGACCGCCGTCGCCGAGCGCATTCGCACCAAGATCAGCTGGCGCAAGACCGGGCGCGAACTCGATTCGGAATTTCTCTCAGCCTACTACGCCGCGCTGCGCCGGCGCTTGGAACAGCGGCTGCTGTTCGGCAAGCGCAAGCGCGACAAGCACGATTTGAGTTAG
- a CDS encoding stage II sporulation protein M yields MANVSLRSLRFRQEREATWVQLEDLLKRLERRSPASLSDEDMLAIPSLYRATLSSLSVARATSLDLALIEYLEALCARAYFFVYGARTTLVERIGDFFAYSWPNAVRNMWRETIAAGLIMAVGALAAFFLIQSDPAFYFSFVPAELSGGRDPGASAAELRETLYQPVDVDDALGVFATFLFTHNAQIAIFAFALGVAFCLPSIFLIAYNGCTLGAMFAVFAAHGLAFEFGGWVLIHGVTELLAITLAGAAGLRVGWAVAFPGALSRLEAAERAGREGGVAMIGVVVMLMLAGLLEGFARQLIQADLVRWSIAGASAVIWALYFYIPRGQRR; encoded by the coding sequence ATGGCGAATGTCTCGCTGCGCAGCCTGCGCTTCCGGCAGGAACGGGAAGCGACTTGGGTTCAGCTCGAAGACTTGCTCAAGCGTTTGGAGCGCCGCTCACCGGCGAGCCTGAGCGATGAAGACATGCTGGCGATCCCCAGCCTTTATCGGGCGACATTGTCCTCGCTCTCGGTGGCGCGGGCCACGTCGTTGGACTTGGCGCTGATCGAGTATCTCGAGGCGTTGTGTGCGCGGGCGTATTTCTTCGTTTATGGCGCACGCACGACGCTGGTGGAGCGGATCGGCGACTTCTTCGCCTATTCCTGGCCGAACGCGGTTCGTAACATGTGGCGCGAGACCATTGCGGCGGGTCTGATCATGGCGGTCGGCGCTCTCGCGGCGTTCTTTCTAATTCAGAGCGACCCGGCGTTTTACTTTTCGTTCGTCCCCGCGGAGCTCTCCGGCGGTCGTGATCCAGGGGCCAGCGCGGCGGAGTTGCGCGAGACGCTTTACCAACCCGTCGACGTCGATGACGCGCTCGGCGTGTTCGCGACGTTTCTGTTCACCCACAACGCGCAGATCGCGATCTTTGCGTTTGCGCTGGGCGTCGCGTTCTGTCTGCCGAGCATATTCTTGATTGCCTACAACGGCTGCACCTTGGGCGCGATGTTCGCGGTGTTTGCCGCGCATGGTTTGGCGTTCGAGTTTGGCGGTTGGGTGCTGATCCACGGCGTGACCGAGCTTTTGGCCATTACGCTCGCCGGCGCAGCGGGTTTGCGCGTTGGCTGGGCCGTCGCGTTTCCTGGCGCGCTGTCGCGGCTCGAGGCGGCCGAACGGGCGGGGCGCGAAGGCGGCGTCGCCATGATCGGCGTTGTCGTCATGCTGATGCTGGCGGGGCTGCTGGAAGGCTTCGCACGCCAGCTGATCCAGGCCGATCTGGTGCGCTGGAGCATCGCCGGCGCCAGCGCCGTGATCTGGGCGCTTTATTTCTACATCCCGCGCGGGCAGCGCAGATGA